AAATAACAAACATCTACAATATGCAAAGCCCTGACTGATCTCCCTGCTCACTCTAATATGCCTCAGTTGTTGGCAGCCCCAGTGTAGTTAGTAGTTGTATAGATTCAGGCAAAGCACAACTCCTCGCAGTGCCAGGCTCCAAGAGGGGCTGCAATTCCAAACACAATTCCAACATGGTTACATTTGGAAACCTGAATCAGCTGGTCGAAGATAAGGGAGACCTGACCCAGTTGTCATGCTGGATAAGAAAGTTCTTTCCATCTCTAAATACACTGCGGTCTTTTAGGAAGAAAATGTAAATGGTGCAGCATGAAGACAAAGTCATTGTTGACAAAGGTATTTTCTACATCACATTGCTCATGGTTAATATCCACTCTATTTCATACATTTAGatgtattaataatttatcatggATCTCTTGTGTGtacaataattgtttttacaagTTTATCATCATGCCCTGTAACAGTCACCAATGAGCCAATAATTGTAGACACAGGTAAAACAGTCATATCGTTGGCATTTTGATGGTAATTTTAACATTGATACATTTGAAGAATTTTGTGGAAATTATGCCATAGTTTTATGTGTACTTTGTACTAGTAGTTCAATAATTGTGACGTTCCACGGGAAAACGGGAACAAATCGGCAGAACACAAACggagaaaatgaggaaaaatcgtcaatttctgaaaaaattgtgatttttgttttattgcgaAATGTGCAAGTTGAAATGATGAAGTATCCACTCAATTCTTTAAATGACAGTTTCGGAGGATTTAAAATGgtacattttatgtttaaactcGGCTTGTTTTCAGCCTAAAACCCAGCCAGCTCGTATTTCCATTTTGGGGAGGGGAAAAGCCTCAGCTCGTTTAAGTAGCGGTTTTGTTTGGCTCCTCGCTGGCTTTTGTTCTGCTTGTCGACCTCAAGAAACCCCGTGGCTACTTAACAGCtcctatgaaaaataatgtgtttcttcACGATGGACCAAGCTCAACGTGTTGCAAACGAAATGAATCACGGCTGCTACAGCGCTTCGCTGTGGGAGGACATGTTCAGCAGTACCGCCGCCAGACTCTCTTCAGATTCTGAATCAGAAGGAGGTGAAGCAGAAGATGATAGCGACTGCATTACTTTGGAGAACACTCCTAGTTTGCAGCTGTCTTCAACCCAAGACGAGGATGACAAAGAAAGCTTTGGACTGGCGGCTGAGGAGCTAGAACGTAAGATATCAGAAGCTATTGCTATCACAACATTtgagaaaaacagagacagtGAAATGGAGAAGATGCGTAACTTTGACTGTAAATGTTACGGAAGAAGAAAGGAGACCTCGTCACTTGGGACACAGTCCTGTAGCCGCAAACtacaggggggggggggttgtatTTTCAATCCAAGCTTGATATGGGTTTTTGTTCCCCCTGCACTGGTTGATCACTGTTCACAACAAAAGTTATTTGGTTAGCTTAACTACACGAGGTTAACATCTACTGTATCCCAGTCACAATGTGAAAATCGACTTGAGTGGTGCGGGAGGGGGCCCCAAAAAACAAAtacctgtttttatgttttgtgttatttgtttaTTCCTATAAACACACCTATACGCAGAAAAAACGTGGTGTGTTGTCACACCAATTTTGTCAGCACTCGTCGATGTAAACCATAAGCTGAATATGTCCATTGTTTCCCCTGCTCAGAATCTGTAAAACCACGTTGACTTACGTCATcagacactttgatgagaacGGTGCAAGACCCCGCTTGAGGAAAAAGAGCCAACGGCCACAGGATCCCCATTTTATCAGCAGTGAGCAACTCCGCAGAGTTTTGGAGTTAATAAAGAACTACGCAGAGGATCACGCCATCACGCTGCCTGGTCACAGGGATTGGCATGTGAAACTACTGCCAACACATGTCTCAAAGGCCTCAGTGTGGCATCTCTATATGAAGTCTGCTAAGGAGCTTGGTatgtataaaaacatatttctgtagaacagtgaaatatttctaatgaCCAGTGATGTAAAACCTCATCACAAATTTATAACCCTGTGATATTTTTCAAGCTTCGAGGCGCTTTGGACCCAGCTACTCCCACACATAAGAAGCTGTAGGCCCCTGCACCGGTCTCTGCTGGCAGTGCCAACAGAATAATGACCAGCTTATAGGAAGTGCAAACCTTCCAGAGGAGTGGAAGACTGCAGCAATCAAGAAGCAACAGAATCATCTTCAGCTTGTTCAAAAAGAGAGGGCCGTCTACAACGAGATGACTGCTGCCTGCAAAAAGATCAACTGTCTATCGGCCCCTCCCGACCTTCAAGTAAGATGATCAGGATGCACTACAGCTTTGACTTTGCACAGCAGGTATTTGTCCTACattgcacttttttttcttataaattATAAACATGAGACTGCTTTAACGATACACAGCTTTTGTTTAATCTAATCcctgttttttttgtcctcTGTCTTCATCAGATGCACTTCCCCTCGAACCCACTGCAGCCTGGACCAATGTACTTCTTGACACCACGGAAATGTGGACTTTTTGGTGTCTCTTGTGAAGGCCTGCAGAAACAGGTGAATTTCCTTATTGATGAAGGCATGTCATCAGGGAAGGGGAGCAATGAAGTCATCAGCTATATGCACCACTTCACTCATTTTGGAGTTGGAGAAACTGATGTGGATCTTCACTGTGACAACTGCACtgggcaaaataaaaacaattttatgttGTGGTGTGGCGCCTGGCGGGTCGCACACAAGCTTCACTCCACACTGAATATCCACTTCCTCGTTGCTGGCCACACCAAATTTGCCCCGGACTGCGGCTTTGGGCTTATCAAACAAGCATACAAGAGGACCAGGGTCAGCACATTGGCAGATATCGCCAAAATAAGTCTATTCCATCTGATAGAAAATTGAAGAAGAAAGTCAGTCATATGCATCGAAACTAGGATGGTTATTTCTATTATGGTCCTTCTGTGTACAGGTAGTGGAAAACAGCTCGCCAGAAAGTCGCCTCAACATCCCACAGCTGGTTGGACTGGAAGATGGCACGGTGTTTGTCAACATGTTTTATTGGCAGGCACACCTGAATCCCTACTTCCGAAAGCTCCCACAGATCAAGAGTTATCAGCACTTCAGGTATCTGTTATGCAGATTTCCACAATCTGTATTTGTCAATAACAAAGagacatgcaatattttaattgtcttttatGTGCTTTTATTAACAGCTTTGATGCCAAAAGACTTGGTGTGGTCCTAGCTAGGACTCACAGCGACGCAGAgcctgttagctttcagctgTTGTGTGACCCGGACGTTCTACCCCCTGTCGACTGTTTTCCTGCCCAGCTTGCACCTGGGCTGGCCACGGACAGACAGACTTATCTTTATTCAAAGATTAGGCCTTTCTGTTCCGATGAAGCGCAGGACATTACATGCCCAGCACCACAAAGCACAACACAGAATGGCACACAGAAGAGGATGATGGTGTGACACTGTGACATTGGCGTTTTGGCAATTTGTAATGTGTAtaaagttgtaaataaaaatcacatttgtgaCATGATCAAAGTCAAGTTATTGCCCATTTCTCTTCCTGGGTCCATTAAAGTCTAGAGGCTTGCAGATATAACATTTGATGGGTACAGATTAAGGTGCTGCAGCACCAGCCTCTTCTAGATTAACACGTATTCAAAAGGTGTAAGCTATTAGCCCATAGCTCTATTCATACCTGCACACATAAAATGAAGActgataaacaatatttctgcatGCTACAATAATCTTCGGACATTTCATATTATATATTAAGAACACATCCATATGACCCTGATATTTTGCTAATTGCTGTGAGATAGGATTTCAAAACAAATTCCACAACAAGTCTTAtctaaaaacaagaggaaaccCAACCAATCACCAGGATGCAGACATTAGGTTGCAGTCATGATGCAAtttgcaaacataaataatatttaaaaaatagattgtaatgcagtgctgtaaattatctttacatagaaaaatactATGAGTTCAGTGACAGAAGTCTGTTGCAGTCAGTTGGAGCTTCTGTTTACAAACAGTTTGGGGGAGGTTGGCTATTTAAAGGTATTCAAATTAGCAGCTTTTGTCAGCGCCCTGCTTTCAGGCAGAGAAAACAACGAATCTTTCAGTGCAAATTTCTCAGAATAGTAGTCTGGTGAGTGCAGACATTCAGATGGTCATATCTTCTTCAATTAATTTTCAATTTCCACAAGTTTAACATCATTGAAAAGCTTAGACTCCACTCTTGGAGGAtctgtaaataactcaaaacgaCCCCAGGtagacttgttcctggttttgccACGGCCAGTCACAATTATTCAAAATTAACCTCAGATGTGCTAAACTGCACACCACAGTTTCTGTCAGGTCATTTCATGTatggtatttgttttttttaaaagacgaAGTCAAactagaaaagtaaaaaaaaagctaagGACACCCCCCAACTCCagatatgtatacagttatagATGTAATTTCCTAGTAGTTCAAGTGGGAACATGTGTCACACGGAGAAGGCCCAAAAGTAAATTGAAATGaggaaatgtattttaaacaggaAAAGAGTATTCTACTTATGCGACTTTACTTTCTCACGGTCCAGTGGCTTGTTGACCTTTATGATCCCGTTTATAGGGTCAATGAAGAACTCGTTGTCCTGGTCCCCACTGAAAATTGAGTAGAGGATGGCTCCATTCAGACCACTGTCAGTATCTTCTGCTATCAGCTGTAAGCAAAAAACATAGAATCACATGGTAACTAAATAGTACAGACTGTCTCAGATTGCAAGTATTTCCTACTGTCACTAATggtaataaaaagtaaataaaatagattagATAGTAATAAACTTATTACTATCTCAACATTATTAGATAATGTTGAGATAgtaacaagtttatttatatagcacatttctgtAGCAAGACAATTTGAAGTACActgcagtggcataaaggtaattaaacaattaaagagaataactaattaataattaaaaataaataaataaaaaataatgataaaatgattgataagaaaaaaagaaggaaagttggactgaaaacttaactaataatgtttagatagcacagacaagggccactctaaacaaatacgtttttaatcttaatttaaagcaatttagggtttcagtgcttttccagttctctgggagtttattccagattagtggagcataagaactaaaacctgcttctccatgtttggttctggttctgggtacgcagagtagatttgagccagaagatctgagaggtctgggtggttgatacactgacaagtctgtaatgtattttggtattaagccattcagtgatttatagactaaaagatgtattttaaagtctatttttTGACATatggggagccagtgtaaggacttttgaaccggggtgatgtgctccactttcttagttctagtgaggacacgggcagcagcattctggatcaactgcagctgtctgatcaactttttaggcagacctgtgaagacaccgttgcagtaatcaattctactaaagatgaacgcatgaattagtttttcaaggtcctgctgagacattagtcctttaatcctggatttgttctttaggtgatagaaggccgaccttgttactgtctttatgtgcctctgaaggtgtaggtctgagtccatcactacccccaggtttcgagcctgactggtggtttctagctgtattaactgaagctgtgtgctaacttttaaacgctcttcctttggtccaaagattattacttcagttttgttttgatttagctgaagaaaagtttggtctatccatgcattgatttcttctaagcatttacccagcgcttgaatgggtttatggtcacctggtgacatcgtaacgtatagctgtgtgtcgtctgcatagttatgataacttacgttgttgtttattaaaatctgagttagggggagcatgtagatattgaatcggaggggccctaagatggacccttggggaacgccacgtgatttttgtgctctctgatgtaaagttacctactgacacaaaaaatccgtccttcaagtaggatttatcCGAtcgagtgctgttccagaaaggccgacccaatTTTCCAGGTGCTTTAATGAAaaggagtgatcaacagtgtcgaatgctccACTAAGGTCCGACAATACCAGCACTttggttcttccacagtttgcatttatacggatgtcattgaacaccttgacaagagcagtctcagGAAGCCTAaatggaagacatcgaagcggctgGTCGTTGTAAGGAAGTTGTTtgactgttgaaacacagctttttcaataatcctACTGATGAAGGGggggtttgatataggcctgtagttctgtagtagcagcttgtccaagttgctctttttcaatagaggtttgaaaatggctttttttagggcctgggagaaaacacctgacaaaagggacgtgtttattatttgtgttaaatcagatgttattaccctctccttgaaccgtcaccttaacgtggtggaggggtttgagtgctcaaatgatcctagaggctatgttgtctggggcctaaatgcccctggtagggtctcccatggcaaacaggctctaggtgatgggtcagacaaagaatggttcaagaacccctcatgaagaacaaaatatcaaggcacgtgacgtcgcccggtacggcggagccgaggtcccaccctggagccaggcctggggtcgggactcgtcggagagcgcctggtggccgggttgctcctcgcgggacccggccgggccaagcccgaacgagagacgcgaggccatcccccagtgggcccaccacctgcagggggaaccttgagggaccggtgcaaagaggattgggtggcggacaaaggtggagacctcagcggcccgatccccggatgcttaggctggctctagggacgtggaatgtcacctcgctgggggggaaggagcctgagcttgtgcgggaggtcgagagatatcgactagaaatagtcgggctcgcctccacgcacagcgtgggctctggaacccatctccttgagaggggttggactctcttctactctggagtggcccatggggagaggcggcgggctggtgtgggtttgcttgttgccccccagctcagccgtctcgtgttggggtttaccccagtggatgagagggttgtatccctgcgccttcgggttggggagaggtctctgactatcatttcagcctacgggccaagtggtagtgcagagtaccctgccttcttggcgtccctgtcgggggtgctggatagtgcggatgacgtggtcctgctggccccctctagccaagacctacagcatgcgctgtggcggttcgcagccgagtgtgaagcggctgggatgaggatcagctcctccaagtccgaggccatggtactcgaccggaaaagggtggcttgtcctcttcaggttggaggggagttcctgcctcaagtggaggagtttaagtatctcggggtcttgttcacgagtgagggaagaatggagcgggagatcgacagacggatcggtgcggctgccacagtaatgggggcgctgtgccggtccattgaggtgaagagagagctgagccgaaaagcaaagctctcaatttactggtcggtctacgttcctaccctcacctatggccatgaactttgggtcatgaccgaaagaacgagatcacggatacaggcggctgaaatgagcttcctccgtagggtggccgggcactcccttagagatagggtgaggagctcggagtagagccgctgctcctccacatcgagaggagccagttgaggtggcttgggcatctataccggatgcctcctggacgccttcctcgggaggtgttccaggcacgtcccaccgggaggaggcccaggggacggcccaggacacgctggaggaactatgtctctcggctggcctgggaacgccttgggctccccctggaggaggtgtctgagtctgctgcccccgcgacccagtcctggataagcggaagacgacgaacgaacgaacgaacgaacagatgttattacaggcaaaactttcttaaggaaagctgtgggtaaaacatagAGACAGCAGGatgaagagcttagttgctgtacaatttcttctttattttgtagtttatttggtgaaattgggaaattttgtcaaaataagttctggttggagacaacattggtcctggagttgatgtggatatGCTGACTGCTCCTCTGACCTtatgggttttttcagtgaagaagttagcaaattcgtTGTAGGctctggtagagtggagttcagatgctacagttacaggagggtttgttagcctgtcaaccgtggcaaataatgcacgagcattatTAAAGTTTTTGCTGAGGATCTCAGAGAAGAAAGATCTTctcacatttttcagttgtaagttAAATCTGTTGAGTCTCTCTCGCATTTTTTTTAGTAGCAACAGTTAAGCATTTCATCCCAAAAGCAAAGCCAGCTTCTCTTCTTGACCTTCTATCGAGCACCGTAACCTTCAATAATTGGAAAAAGGCAACCTTCAAAGAAGGGGACTTTTA
This genomic window from Girardinichthys multiradiatus isolate DD_20200921_A chromosome 18, DD_fGirMul_XY1, whole genome shotgun sequence contains:
- the LOC124883730 gene encoding uncharacterized protein LOC124883730 isoform X1, with translation MIRMHYSFDFAQQMHFPSNPLQPGPMYFLTPRKCGLFGVSCEGLQKQVNFLIDEGMSSGKGSNEVISYMHHFTHFGVGETDVDLHCDNCTGQNKNNFMLWCGAWRVAHKLHSTLNIHFLVAGHTKFAPDCGFGLIKQAYKRTRVVENSSPESRLNIPQLVGLEDGTVFVNMFYWQAHLNPYFRKLPQIKSYQHFSFDAKRLGVVLARTHSDAEPVSFQLLCDPDVLPPVDCFPAQLAPGLATDRQTYLYSKIRPFCSDEAQDITCPAPQSTTQNGTQKRMMV
- the LOC124883730 gene encoding uncharacterized protein LOC124883730 isoform X2, producing the protein MIRMHYSFDFAQQMHFPSNPLQPGPMYFLTPRKCGLFGVSCEGLQKQVVENSSPESRLNIPQLVGLEDGTVFVNMFYWQAHLNPYFRKLPQIKSYQHFSFDAKRLGVVLARTHSDAEPVSFQLLCDPDVLPPVDCFPAQLAPGLATDRQTYLYSKIRPFCSDEAQDITCPAPQSTTQNGTQKRMMV